A window from Xylanibacillus composti encodes these proteins:
- a CDS encoding enolase C-terminal domain-like protein → MNVAAVTIRDVKTILTAPEGINLVVVKVETSEPGLYGLGCATFTQRHRAVQTAIEEYIKPFLIGKDVSRIEDLWQTAMVSGYWRNGPIMNNAVSGMDMALWDIKGKMAGMPVYQLLGGKCREAAAVYRHADGRDEREVEENVRAFIEQGYRYIRCQMGLYGGLHPNLAKPEGALEGAYYDPAAYARSIPRLFEHIRGTVGSEIELIHDIHERLVPIEAVQLAKELEQYRLFYLEDALPPEQIDWYRMIRAQTSTPLAMGELFVHPLEWTPLVSERLIDFIRVHVSTIGGITPAKKLAVLGEAFGVRTAWHGPGDVSPVGHAANLHLDLNCPNFGIQEWTPFSDATREVFPGCPEVRGGYAYIEEKPGLGIELDEEKAAKFPPHDELPAWTLARKPDGTPARP, encoded by the coding sequence ATGAACGTGGCGGCTGTAACCATAAGAGACGTAAAAACGATCTTGACCGCGCCGGAGGGCATTAACTTAGTCGTTGTTAAAGTAGAAACATCGGAGCCGGGGCTGTACGGCTTGGGCTGTGCAACGTTTACGCAGCGGCATCGCGCTGTACAGACGGCAATCGAGGAATACATCAAGCCGTTCCTGATCGGCAAGGATGTCTCCCGGATCGAGGACCTTTGGCAAACAGCCATGGTCAGCGGGTATTGGCGCAACGGGCCGATTATGAACAACGCGGTATCTGGCATGGATATGGCGCTCTGGGACATCAAGGGCAAGATGGCCGGCATGCCGGTTTACCAGCTGCTGGGCGGCAAATGTCGGGAAGCGGCGGCTGTGTATCGTCATGCGGACGGCAGAGATGAACGGGAGGTCGAGGAAAACGTACGGGCATTCATAGAGCAGGGATACCGCTATATTCGCTGCCAGATGGGCTTATACGGGGGGCTCCATCCGAATCTCGCCAAGCCGGAAGGCGCGCTGGAGGGCGCTTATTATGATCCCGCCGCCTATGCGCGGAGCATCCCTCGCCTGTTCGAGCATATCCGCGGTACTGTCGGCAGCGAGATTGAGCTGATTCACGATATTCACGAGCGGCTTGTGCCGATTGAAGCGGTACAGCTTGCGAAGGAGCTGGAGCAGTATCGCCTCTTCTACCTGGAGGACGCGCTGCCGCCGGAGCAGATTGACTGGTATCGCATGATTCGGGCGCAAACGAGCACACCGCTCGCGATGGGCGAGCTGTTCGTGCACCCGCTCGAATGGACGCCGCTCGTCAGCGAACGGCTGATTGACTTCATCCGCGTGCATGTCAGCACGATTGGCGGCATTACGCCTGCGAAGAAGCTGGCGGTGCTGGGCGAAGCGTTCGGCGTGCGGACAGCCTGGCATGGGCCGGGCGACGTGAGCCCTGTCGGGCATGCGGCGAACCTGCATCTGGACTTGAATTGCCCGAACTTCGGCATTCAGGAATGGACGCCGTTCAGCGACGCGACGCGCGAAGTGTTCCCGGGCTGTCCGGAGGTGCGCGGCGGCTACGCCTATATCGAGGAGAAGCCGGGGCTTGGTATCGAGCTTGACGAGGAGAAGGCGGCGAAGTTCCCGCCGCATGACGAGCTTCCGGCCTGGACGCTGGCGCGCAAGCCGGACGGCACACCGGCCCGGCCGTAA
- a CDS encoding zf-HC2 domain-containing protein: protein MNNHYDRLFWNAYIADTLDEPERQRAEDHLLDCEACLALYLACVEEESPSMPALDPKQSEALANDVVHALFPKKRWFQHVIFHYAVAASITLLLMGSGAFDRMTHAVQLEQIVADKPTLTDKLMQTANGWLDELGSILKERKPEHE, encoded by the coding sequence GTGAACAACCACTATGATCGCCTGTTCTGGAACGCCTATATCGCGGATACTCTTGACGAGCCCGAGCGCCAGCGCGCGGAAGACCATTTGCTCGACTGCGAAGCCTGTCTTGCGCTCTACCTCGCCTGCGTAGAAGAGGAATCGCCAAGCATGCCGGCGCTCGATCCCAAGCAAAGCGAGGCGCTGGCGAACGATGTTGTGCATGCGCTATTTCCCAAAAAACGCTGGTTCCAGCACGTCATCTTTCATTATGCAGTGGCTGCATCCATCACTTTGCTGCTGATGGGCTCCGGCGCATTCGACCGCATGACCCACGCCGTACAACTGGAACAAATCGTCGCGGACAAACCAACTCTTACAGACAAACTGATGCAAACGGCCAACGGTTGGCTGGATGAACTCGGTTCAATTTTGAAAGAAAGGAAGCCTGAACATGAATAA
- a CDS encoding sigma-70 family RNA polymerase sigma factor, whose protein sequence is MHDDDRIRRSLDGDEEAFRALIQQYANHVYQLVYGVLRHEQDAREAAHEVWVRLYYALPQYQFNGFKTWLSRIAVHKAIDWKRRKDRRKEELLDTQEPDGEQLVSLTSRSDDIEQVLLNKERQALIQKQVRQMPETYRSVVTAYYLQQRSYKEIAAEHGLEVKSVESRLYRAKQWMRKHWKEEDWL, encoded by the coding sequence ATTCATGACGATGATCGCATTCGACGAAGCCTAGATGGCGATGAAGAAGCATTTCGCGCGCTGATTCAACAATATGCCAACCACGTCTACCAGCTAGTGTACGGCGTGCTGCGCCACGAACAGGACGCCCGGGAAGCCGCGCACGAGGTCTGGGTTCGTCTGTATTACGCGCTCCCCCAATACCAATTCAACGGGTTCAAAACGTGGCTCTCCCGGATTGCGGTTCACAAAGCGATTGACTGGAAGCGAAGGAAGGATAGAAGAAAGGAAGAGCTGCTCGACACGCAGGAGCCTGACGGAGAGCAGCTCGTTTCCTTGACATCGCGTTCTGACGACATCGAGCAGGTCTTGCTCAACAAGGAGCGCCAGGCCTTGATACAGAAACAAGTTCGCCAGATGCCAGAAACATACCGCAGCGTAGTCACGGCGTACTATTTGCAGCAGCGCAGCTACAAGGAAATCGCCGCTGAGCATGGGCTGGAGGTCAAAAGCGTGGAGTCCCGGCTGTACCGGGCAAAACAATGGATGCGCAAGCATTGGAAAGAGGAGGATTGGCTGTGA
- the ehuB gene encoding ectoine/hydroxyectoine ABC transporter substrate-binding protein EhuB has protein sequence MKKWMMAVLTVALVFSLAACGGENPGNSPAANGANSGNGDGGNNAGGEAASGTLAEAQAAGVISVGFANEKPYAYLDEDNQLRGEAPDIARAVLAELGIDEIDSQLLEFGQLIGGLNASRYDIITAGMYVNPDRCAQVIFAEPEYRMGEAMAVKAGNPKDIRSYEDVAANPDVKIAVMTGAIEIQYLKDAGAADNQIVEVPDQPTAISALQSGQVDGVTMTYMSLMNMLESAGDDNLERVEDFEQPKDEDGNEIWGYGAAAFRPADTDLRDAYNEGLQQLKESGKLLEILLDNGFAEEHLPGDITTAELCGN, from the coding sequence ATGAAGAAATGGATGATGGCAGTATTGACAGTCGCTTTAGTGTTTTCGTTGGCTGCTTGCGGTGGAGAGAATCCGGGCAATTCTCCAGCCGCCAATGGTGCTAACAGCGGGAATGGCGACGGAGGCAATAACGCAGGAGGCGAAGCAGCTTCCGGTACATTAGCCGAAGCACAAGCAGCGGGCGTCATTAGCGTAGGGTTTGCTAACGAGAAGCCTTATGCTTATTTGGACGAAGACAATCAGCTCAGGGGCGAGGCGCCGGATATTGCGCGGGCCGTTCTTGCGGAGCTGGGCATTGATGAAATAGACAGTCAATTGCTTGAATTCGGTCAATTGATCGGCGGTCTGAACGCGTCGCGTTATGACATTATTACGGCTGGCATGTATGTGAATCCAGACCGCTGCGCGCAAGTAATCTTTGCCGAGCCGGAGTACCGAATGGGTGAGGCGATGGCGGTGAAGGCCGGAAATCCGAAGGATATCCGCAGCTATGAGGATGTTGCGGCCAATCCGGATGTGAAGATCGCCGTCATGACTGGCGCGATTGAGATTCAATATTTGAAGGACGCAGGAGCGGCTGACAATCAAATTGTGGAAGTGCCTGACCAGCCAACGGCCATTAGTGCGCTGCAATCCGGACAGGTTGATGGCGTGACGATGACTTACATGAGCTTGATGAATATGCTGGAATCTGCCGGTGACGACAACTTGGAGCGCGTAGAAGACTTCGAACAGCCGAAGGATGAGGACGGCAACGAAATTTGGGGCTACGGCGCAGCAGCGTTCCGTCCGGCTGATACCGATTTGCGCGATGCTTACAACGAAGGGCTGCAGCAGCTGAAGGAAAGCGGCAAGCTGCTGGAAATCTTGTTGGACAATGGCTTTGCCGAAGAACACTTGCCGGGTGACATCACGACTGCAGAGCTTTGCGGTAACTAA
- the ehuC gene encoding ectoine/hydroxyectoine ABC transporter permease subunit EhuC gives MFGRRPIAIETMIEKGIPFVFNGTWMTIKVLAVSTILSYIFAMLLGLARVSRNKLINGTSYVIVEFFRGTSLVVQLFWIYYCVPVLFGLDLNAFYAAVIALGINYGSYGSEIVRSAILTVPKGQTEASIALNFTPYQRMRHIIIPQALLRMLPPFGNLQVEMLKGTALVYFIGLEDIFYRLTAIQNNYLKDIWLMYVFILVLYFVMAWLLIQGYRFLERRLSVGRV, from the coding sequence GTGTTTGGAAGGAGGCCAATTGCCATTGAAACGATGATTGAGAAGGGGATTCCCTTCGTCTTCAACGGAACTTGGATGACGATCAAGGTGCTGGCGGTCAGCACAATCTTGTCATATATCTTTGCTATGCTGCTGGGGCTTGCCAGAGTGTCCCGCAACAAGCTGATTAACGGAACTTCTTATGTGATTGTGGAGTTTTTCAGAGGGACATCTCTAGTTGTGCAGTTATTTTGGATTTATTATTGTGTACCTGTTTTGTTTGGCTTGGACCTGAATGCTTTTTACGCCGCTGTAATCGCTCTGGGCATCAATTACGGTTCATACGGCTCCGAAATCGTGCGAAGCGCGATATTAACTGTGCCAAAAGGGCAAACAGAGGCTTCGATTGCTCTGAATTTCACCCCGTACCAAAGAATGCGGCATATCATCATTCCGCAGGCATTGCTTCGTATGCTGCCCCCATTCGGCAACCTGCAAGTCGAGATGTTGAAAGGCACAGCGCTTGTGTACTTTATCGGACTTGAGGACATTTTCTACCGCCTGACTGCCATTCAAAATAACTACTTGAAAGATATCTGGCTGATGTACGTGTTTATTCTTGTCCTGTACTTTGTTATGGCTTGGTTGCTGATTCAGGGATATCGCTTCCTGGAACGCAGGCTGAGTGTCGGGAGGGTGTAG
- the ehuD gene encoding ectoine/hydroxyectoine ABC transporter permease subunit EhuD, whose protein sequence is MWDWNYAWSILPDLLQGLVKTVQATLGGFLAACVIGLFMALLRRSDNRFISLPSGWVIDFIRFTPLLVQVVFLYKVGPLVLGTYIPSLTAGIIALGLHYGTYLSEVYRSGIDNVPKGQWEAATALNFTPYQKWVNIILPQAIPPIIPVMGNYLITMFKETPMLAAVLLAEMLLKAKSRVASDFAFLEPYTMVGILFLLVSYPSAVLVRRLEKRLNQQRGV, encoded by the coding sequence ATGTGGGATTGGAATTATGCATGGAGTATCTTGCCCGACCTGCTCCAGGGATTGGTGAAGACGGTACAAGCGACGCTGGGAGGCTTTCTCGCAGCCTGTGTGATTGGCTTGTTCATGGCTTTGCTGCGGCGCTCCGACAATCGCTTTATTTCCCTGCCTTCGGGATGGGTCATCGATTTTATCCGATTTACTCCGCTTCTGGTACAGGTCGTCTTCTTATATAAAGTCGGCCCCCTTGTGCTCGGGACGTATATCCCGTCCTTGACTGCCGGAATTATCGCGCTGGGACTCCATTACGGCACATATTTGTCGGAGGTATACCGTTCGGGTATCGACAACGTGCCGAAGGGACAGTGGGAAGCGGCGACAGCGCTCAATTTCACCCCTTACCAGAAATGGGTGAACATTATCTTGCCGCAGGCAATCCCGCCAATCATACCGGTGATGGGCAATTATTTGATTACGATGTTCAAGGAAACGCCGATGCTGGCGGCTGTCCTGTTGGCGGAAATGCTGTTGAAGGCGAAGAGTCGGGTTGCCTCGGATTTCGCATTCCTTGAACCATATACCATGGTCGGCATCTTATTCTTGCTGGTCAGCTACCCGTCGGCGGTGCTGGTGCGCCGCCTGGAGAAGCGGTTGAATCAACAGCGCGGTGTATAG
- the ehuA gene encoding ectoine/hydroxyectoine ABC transporter ATP-binding protein EhuA, with the protein MMQAEMEKTTAERSTSGMRPIVRYNDIHKSFGDLEVLKGIDLEIQPGEKVAVIGPSGSGKTTLGRLLMTLEEPTSGTIEVDGELLWHREINGKLVRADEKHLHRMRKNIGMVFQHFNLFPHMTILRNVTEAPRKVLGMPKDDAERLAREMLDKVGLGDKLDGYPSQLSGGQKQRVAIARALVMSPKVMVFDEVTSALDPELVGEVLEVIKDIAKEGEMAMLLITHEMDFARDVADTVLFTDGGLIVEHGPPSQIFENPQSERLQAFLSRFRSNGM; encoded by the coding sequence ATGATGCAAGCGGAAATGGAAAAGACAACAGCGGAACGGTCGACGTCGGGCATGCGCCCGATCGTGCGATACAACGATATTCATAAATCGTTCGGCGATCTGGAGGTGCTGAAGGGCATTGATCTGGAGATTCAGCCGGGCGAGAAGGTAGCGGTCATCGGACCGAGCGGCTCGGGCAAAACCACCCTTGGCCGCCTGCTGATGACGCTGGAGGAGCCGACCTCCGGCACCATTGAAGTGGATGGCGAGCTGTTGTGGCACAGAGAGATTAATGGGAAGCTCGTGCGTGCAGATGAGAAGCATCTGCACCGAATGCGCAAAAATATCGGCATGGTGTTTCAGCATTTCAACTTGTTCCCGCACATGACGATTTTGCGCAATGTGACAGAGGCGCCCCGCAAGGTGCTGGGGATGCCGAAGGACGATGCGGAACGGCTTGCGAGGGAAATGCTCGATAAGGTTGGGCTGGGCGACAAGCTGGATGGCTACCCGTCCCAGCTGTCCGGCGGTCAGAAGCAGCGGGTGGCGATAGCGCGGGCGCTCGTCATGAGCCCAAAGGTGATGGTGTTCGATGAAGTGACATCAGCGCTGGACCCTGAGCTGGTCGGCGAGGTGCTGGAGGTCATCAAGGACATCGCCAAGGAAGGCGAGATGGCGATGCTGCTCATTACGCATGAAATGGATTTTGCCCGCGACGTGGCGGATACGGTGCTCTTCACAGACGGCGGCTTGATCGTCGAGCATGGGCCGCCAAGCCAAATTTTCGAGAATCCACAAAGCGAGCGCCTGCAAGCGTTCCTGTCGCGCTTCCGCAGCAACGGCATGTGA
- the ectA gene encoding diaminobutyrate acetyltransferase, producing MTTTQSKLVYRKPTAEDGGKVWQLVKDTQVLDLNSAYSYIMFCDYFADTCVVAESDGAIVGFVSAFCPPGNAETLFVWQVAVDSSQRGKGVATELLRVLMQREACRQVNMVELTISPSNQASRALFMRMARELNTDMNVRSGYAAALFPGGGHEDEELYQIGPIPSAK from the coding sequence GTGACAACCACTCAAAGCAAGCTGGTGTATCGCAAGCCCACGGCCGAAGATGGCGGGAAAGTGTGGCAGCTCGTCAAAGACACGCAGGTGCTGGACTTGAACTCGGCTTACAGTTACATCATGTTTTGCGATTATTTTGCGGATACCTGTGTGGTCGCGGAAAGCGATGGCGCGATTGTCGGATTTGTCTCCGCCTTTTGTCCGCCAGGGAACGCGGAAACGCTGTTCGTCTGGCAGGTTGCAGTCGATTCTTCCCAAAGAGGCAAGGGCGTGGCAACGGAGTTGTTAAGAGTGTTAATGCAGCGTGAAGCATGCAGACAAGTGAATATGGTAGAACTGACGATTTCCCCGTCCAATCAAGCGTCACGAGCGCTGTTTATGCGCATGGCTCGAGAGTTGAATACCGATATGAACGTTCGCTCCGGTTATGCCGCAGCGTTATTCCCTGGAGGGGGCCATGAGGACGAGGAGCTGTATCAAATCGGCCCGATCCCTTCCGCAAAATAA
- the ectB gene encoding diaminobutyrate--2-oxoglutarate transaminase, translated as MTNANVMEKPQTIELFEELESQVRSYIRSFPTVFTKAKGYRLWDEAGKEYIDFFAGAGSLNYGHNHPVLKQKVIDYMMEDGVVHSLDMATKAKAEFLKRFEQIILKPRGMDHKIMFPGPTGTNSVEAALKIARKVTGRDTIMCFTNAFHGMTMGSLSITGNAMKREGAGVALHNSVFMPYDGYFGEEVDTVDYIDAMLQDNGSGVDKPAAIIFETVQGEGGINVSSYEWMKRIEQLCRRHDILLIVDDVQMGCGRTGTFFSFEKAGIEPDIICMSKSIGGFGLPFAITLLRPELDIWKPGEHNGTFRGNNLSFVAAAEALSFWADTKLTEKIDRQAEQIQETLESVAKAYPKLKGSARGRGFIQGIAFEAGSAADEISAEAFKRGLIMETSGVESQVLKVMPPLTIDDKGLNEGLELLRQSVKAVHDRLDG; from the coding sequence ATGACAAATGCCAACGTGATGGAAAAACCGCAAACGATCGAGCTGTTCGAGGAGCTGGAATCCCAAGTTCGCAGTTACATTCGCAGCTTCCCGACGGTTTTTACCAAAGCGAAAGGATACCGGTTGTGGGATGAGGCCGGGAAGGAATATATCGATTTTTTCGCAGGAGCAGGATCTCTGAACTACGGACATAACCACCCTGTGCTGAAGCAGAAGGTGATTGACTATATGATGGAAGACGGCGTCGTGCACAGTCTGGACATGGCGACGAAGGCGAAGGCTGAATTCCTGAAGCGCTTCGAGCAAATTATTCTGAAGCCGCGCGGCATGGATCACAAGATCATGTTCCCGGGGCCGACCGGCACGAACTCGGTAGAAGCCGCTTTGAAAATTGCGCGCAAGGTCACCGGCCGCGATACGATTATGTGCTTCACCAACGCTTTCCACGGCATGACGATGGGCTCGCTGTCGATAACAGGCAACGCCATGAAGCGGGAAGGCGCGGGCGTGGCGCTGCATAACAGCGTATTTATGCCTTATGACGGGTATTTCGGCGAAGAGGTGGATACGGTCGATTACATCGATGCGATGCTGCAGGACAACGGCAGCGGTGTAGATAAGCCGGCTGCGATCATCTTTGAGACCGTGCAAGGCGAGGGAGGCATTAACGTCTCCAGCTATGAATGGATGAAGCGGATCGAGCAGCTGTGCCGCCGTCATGATATTCTGCTGATTGTCGACGATGTGCAGATGGGCTGCGGCCGGACCGGCACGTTCTTCAGCTTCGAGAAAGCAGGCATTGAGCCGGACATCATCTGCATGTCCAAGTCGATTGGCGGCTTCGGCCTGCCGTTCGCGATCACCCTGCTTCGTCCGGAGCTGGATATCTGGAAGCCGGGCGAGCATAACGGGACGTTCCGCGGCAACAACCTGAGCTTCGTCGCGGCGGCGGAAGCGCTGTCCTTCTGGGCGGACACGAAGCTGACGGAGAAGATTGACCGTCAGGCCGAGCAAATTCAGGAGACGCTTGAATCCGTGGCCAAGGCCTATCCAAAGCTGAAGGGGTCAGCGCGCGGCCGCGGCTTCATTCAAGGCATCGCCTTCGAAGCGGGGAGCGCTGCCGACGAAATTTCCGCCGAAGCGTTCAAGCGCGGGCTGATCATGGAAACGTCCGGTGTCGAAAGCCAAGTGTTGAAAGTTATGCCGCCGCTAACGATAGACGACAAGGGACTAAACGAGGGGCTGGAGCTGCTGCGCCAAAGTGTGAAGGCAGTACACGACCGGCTTGACGGCTAA
- a CDS encoding ectoine synthase, protein MIVKQLEDLIGTEADVDTETWNSRRLLLAKDKLGYSLHDTIIKAGTETYIWYKNHVESVYCVQGRGEIEDLDNGKTYPIKDGTLYVLNGHEKHYLRAEEDMRMICVFNPPVTGKEVHDENGVYPLIVEDDEEQANPITAK, encoded by the coding sequence ATGATTGTCAAACAACTGGAAGACCTGATCGGGACAGAGGCGGATGTCGATACTGAAACCTGGAACAGCCGCAGGCTGCTTCTGGCCAAGGATAAATTGGGCTATTCCCTGCACGATACGATCATCAAGGCAGGAACGGAAACGTACATCTGGTACAAAAACCATGTCGAATCCGTCTACTGCGTGCAGGGCAGAGGAGAAATCGAGGATCTCGACAACGGCAAGACGTACCCGATCAAGGATGGCACGCTCTATGTCCTGAATGGACATGAGAAGCACTATTTGCGTGCAGAGGAGGACATGCGCATGATCTGTGTCTTCAATCCTCCGGTGACCGGCAAGGAAGTGCATGACGAGAATGGCGTCTATCCGCTGATCGTGGAGGATGACGAGGAGCAAGCCAACCCGATCACGGCCAAGTAA